A region of Elusimicrobiota bacterium DNA encodes the following proteins:
- a CDS encoding aspartate-semialdehyde dehydrogenase: MKKYRVAVVGAGAVGVEMIRVLKNRNFPLEELRVLARTSRPMTVDGSVFQVRETTPDAFNGIDIALFAGTEGEKGAAVTFGKEAIARGAVVIDNGADFRMDPSVPLVVPEVNAEALKSHQGTIANPNCTTAVLLMGLAPLHRAFGVKRVVVSTYQAVSGAGGKAIEALRDQAKKVLAGEPITDLGGFPNQIAFNLLANNWKIEEQGYSNEEWKVVKETHKMLDPNIQVSVTTVRVPTTVGHGESVWIETEKPITAASAREVLSRAPGLRVVDEVSPLDGVTCPMPIAAAGREETLVGRIRSDLFNGHALCFWIVGDNLWKGAALNAVQIAETLIAKGWLKPSSARY, translated from the coding sequence TTGAAGAAATATCGTGTGGCCGTGGTGGGCGCCGGCGCCGTCGGCGTTGAGATGATTCGGGTGCTGAAAAATAGGAATTTTCCTTTGGAGGAACTGCGCGTGCTGGCGCGGACATCGCGCCCGATGACAGTGGACGGATCCGTTTTCCAGGTCCGGGAAACCACCCCGGACGCCTTCAACGGCATCGACATCGCGCTCTTCGCGGGAACGGAAGGGGAAAAGGGGGCGGCGGTGACCTTTGGCAAAGAGGCCATCGCCCGGGGCGCCGTGGTGATCGATAACGGGGCGGACTTCCGCATGGACCCGAGCGTGCCTCTCGTGGTCCCCGAAGTCAATGCCGAGGCTTTGAAGTCCCACCAGGGGACCATCGCCAATCCCAACTGCACCACCGCCGTCCTTTTGATGGGTCTGGCCCCTTTGCACCGGGCCTTTGGCGTAAAGCGCGTGGTCGTCTCCACCTACCAGGCCGTTTCGGGGGCGGGGGGGAAAGCCATCGAGGCGTTGCGGGACCAGGCCAAGAAGGTTCTCGCCGGAGAGCCGATCACGGACTTGGGGGGGTTTCCCAATCAAATCGCTTTTAATCTCCTGGCCAACAACTGGAAGATCGAAGAACAGGGTTATTCGAACGAGGAATGGAAGGTCGTTAAAGAGACGCACAAAATGCTGGACCCGAACATTCAGGTTTCCGTGACCACGGTGCGCGTTCCGACCACGGTGGGCCACGGGGAATCCGTCTGGATCGAGACGGAAAAACCCATCACGGCCGCCTCCGCTCGGGAGGTGTTGTCCCGCGCTCCGGGCCTTCGAGTGGTGGATGAGGTTTCACCCCTGGACGGCGTGACCTGTCCCATGCCCATCGCGGCCGCGGGCCGGGAGGAAACTCTCGTGGGCCGGATTCGGTCGGATCTTTTCAACGGCCACGCGCTGTGTTTTTGGATCGTTGGGGACAATCTTTGGAAAGGCGCCGCGTTGAACGCGGTCCAGATCGCGGAAACGCTCATCGCCAAGGGATGGCTTAAACCTTCCTCGGCGCGTTATTGA